One Helianthus annuus cultivar XRQ/B chromosome 12, HanXRQr2.0-SUNRISE, whole genome shotgun sequence genomic region harbors:
- the LOC110896176 gene encoding uncharacterized protein LOC110896176 isoform X3 — MKVMAHLTLALLPQVYELCSSPSQHLRLKELLGQPNIVQLCFDLHPDSKKWKNIWTACVFLIPLQCAGKPTIYIYVWGGPRLPSVVCDRRRMGLPFATGLPQVAVLLFVGRLKNNQFSLLKLES; from the exons ATGaag GTGATGGCGCACTTAACTCTCGCTCTGCTCCCTCAAGTCTACGAATTGTGCTCCTCGCCGTCGCAACACTTGAG GCTAAAAGAGTTATTAGGTCAACCCAACATAGTGCAACTATGTTTTGACTTACACCCAGATTCAAAGAAATGGAAAAACATATGGACCGCTTGCGTTTTCTTGATCCCTCTGCAATGCGCTGGTAAACCCACTATATATATTTACGTATGGGGTGGGCCTAGGCTACCCAGTGTTGTCTGCGATCGCAGGCGTATGGGGCTGCCTTTTGCCACTGGGTTACCTCAGGTAGCCGTGCTTTTATTCGTTGGTCGTCTAAAAAACAACCAATTTAGTCTTTTGAAGCTTGAATCTTAA